In Mytilus trossulus isolate FHL-02 chromosome 14, PNRI_Mtr1.1.1.hap1, whole genome shotgun sequence, a genomic segment contains:
- the LOC134695810 gene encoding glutaredoxin domain-containing cysteine-rich protein CG31559-like isoform X1 — MKTNGNLDSSGVCVTPLSKHKKITGLQRSQSEASFNLDYNRVDERKYCKLGRNGYTDAELENHVKHLSLNGINGNGTLPLYLDLESGDGSSEKTFAGRRNVLDPSSLQEKQILSRKGSVRGLKNRVRAGINTFMREAPDNTIDEEEWRKIREQEIGKIVIYTTSMTVVRQTHERCKIVKKILQNHMVRYEEKDLFMNSENQKELMERLGSNEISLPQVFADGNLLGSEDELEKLNEIGELKKILEHFEKINVRSHCEKCGGYRYIPCIHCHGSKKSLKRNFFTEEFYSLRCMQCDENGLQRCDMCLDQQE; from the exons atgaaaactAACGGCAATTTGGATTCTTCTGGAGTCTGTGTTACACCTCTAAGCAAGCATAAAAAAATCACCGGATTACAGAGAAGCCAGTCTGAAGCTAGTTTTAATTTGGATTACAATAGAGTGGACGAAAGGAAGTACTGTAAACTTGGAAGGAATGGATATACTGATGCCGAACTAGAAAACCATGTTAAACATTTATCTCTAAATGGAATTAATGGTAATGGTACCTTACCATTATACCTGGACTTAGAAAGCGGAGATGGTTCTTCAGAGAAAACGTTTGCTGGCAGACGTAACGTACTCGATCCGTCTTCACTTCAGGAGAAACAGATCCTTAGTAGGAAAGGTTCTGTACGAGGATTAAAAAACAGGGTTCGAGCTGGAATAAATACGTTTATGAGGGAGGCACCAGATAATACG ATTGATGAAGAAGAATGG AGGAAGATAAGAGAACAAGAAATAGGAAAAATTGTGATATATACAACCAGTATGACAGTAGTGAGACAGACTCATGAACGATGTAAAATTGTGAAAAAGATTCTACAAAATCACATGGTTAGATATGAAGAAAAGGATTTGTTTATGAATAGTGAAAATCAAAAAGAATTAATGGAACGTTTGGGTAGTAATGAGATTTCTTTACCACAAGTGTTCGCCGATGGAAATTTATTAGGG AGTGAAGATGAACTTGAAAAACTAAACGAAATTGGTGAACTGAAGAAAATCTTAGAACATTTTGAG AAAATAAATGTGCGATCTCATTGTGAAAAATGTGGCGGATACAGATATATTCCATGCATACATTGTCATGGAAGTAAAAAGTCATTAAAAAGGAACTTTTTTACGGAGGAATTCTATTCACTTCGATGTATGCAGTGTGATGAAAATGGCTTACAAAGATGTGATATGTGTCTAGACCAACAAGAATAA
- the LOC134695810 gene encoding glutaredoxin domain-containing cysteine-rich protein CG31559-like isoform X2, whose protein sequence is MKTNGNLDSSGVCVTPLSKHKKITGLQRSQSEASFNLDYNRVDERKYCKLGRNGYTDAELENHVKHLSLNGINGNGTLPLYLDLESGDGSSEKTFAGRRNVLDPSSLQEKQILSRKGSVRGLKNRVRAGINTFMREAPDNTRKIREQEIGKIVIYTTSMTVVRQTHERCKIVKKILQNHMVRYEEKDLFMNSENQKELMERLGSNEISLPQVFADGNLLGSEDELEKLNEIGELKKILEHFEKINVRSHCEKCGGYRYIPCIHCHGSKKSLKRNFFTEEFYSLRCMQCDENGLQRCDMCLDQQE, encoded by the exons atgaaaactAACGGCAATTTGGATTCTTCTGGAGTCTGTGTTACACCTCTAAGCAAGCATAAAAAAATCACCGGATTACAGAGAAGCCAGTCTGAAGCTAGTTTTAATTTGGATTACAATAGAGTGGACGAAAGGAAGTACTGTAAACTTGGAAGGAATGGATATACTGATGCCGAACTAGAAAACCATGTTAAACATTTATCTCTAAATGGAATTAATGGTAATGGTACCTTACCATTATACCTGGACTTAGAAAGCGGAGATGGTTCTTCAGAGAAAACGTTTGCTGGCAGACGTAACGTACTCGATCCGTCTTCACTTCAGGAGAAACAGATCCTTAGTAGGAAAGGTTCTGTACGAGGATTAAAAAACAGGGTTCGAGCTGGAATAAATACGTTTATGAGGGAGGCACCAGATAATACG AGGAAGATAAGAGAACAAGAAATAGGAAAAATTGTGATATATACAACCAGTATGACAGTAGTGAGACAGACTCATGAACGATGTAAAATTGTGAAAAAGATTCTACAAAATCACATGGTTAGATATGAAGAAAAGGATTTGTTTATGAATAGTGAAAATCAAAAAGAATTAATGGAACGTTTGGGTAGTAATGAGATTTCTTTACCACAAGTGTTCGCCGATGGAAATTTATTAGGG AGTGAAGATGAACTTGAAAAACTAAACGAAATTGGTGAACTGAAGAAAATCTTAGAACATTTTGAG AAAATAAATGTGCGATCTCATTGTGAAAAATGTGGCGGATACAGATATATTCCATGCATACATTGTCATGGAAGTAAAAAGTCATTAAAAAGGAACTTTTTTACGGAGGAATTCTATTCACTTCGATGTATGCAGTGTGATGAAAATGGCTTACAAAGATGTGATATGTGTCTAGACCAACAAGAATAA